The following proteins come from a genomic window of Canis aureus isolate CA01 chromosome 3, VMU_Caureus_v.1.0, whole genome shotgun sequence:
- the SLC12A4 gene encoding solute carrier family 12 member 4 isoform X4 produces the protein MAAEGALCGFIYLEGGPQSGPEDAEPLAPSTPVIPGHGNHRESSPFLCPLEASRGNDYYDRNLALFEEELDIRPKVSSLLGKLVSYTNLTQGAKEHEEAESGEDTRRRAAKAPSMGTLMGVYLPCLQNIFGVILFLRLTWMVGTAGVLQALLIVLICCCCTLLTAISMSAIATNGVVPAGGSYFMISRSLGPEFGGAVGLCFYLGTTFAAAMYILGAIEILLTYIAPPAAIFHPTGAHDTSSATLNNMRVYGTIFLTFMTLVVFVGVKYVNKFASLFLACVIISILSIYAGGIKSIFEPPVFPVCMLGNRTLSRDQFDVCAKTTVTNNETVATQLWKLFCRSSNLTTDSCDPYFLVNNVTEIPGIPGAAAGVLQENLWSAYLEKGEVVEKQGLPSTDALGLKESLPLYVVADIATSFTVLVGIFFPSVTGIMAGSNRSGDLRDAQKSIPVGTILAIVTTSLVYFSSVVLFGACIEGVVLRDKYGDGVSRNLVVGTLAWPSPWVIVIGSFFSTCGAGLQSLTGAPRLLQAIAKDNIIPFLRVFGHGKANGEPTWALLLTALIAELGILIASLDMVAPILSMFFLMCYLFVNLACAVQTLLRTPNWRPRFKYYHWALSFLGMSLCLALMFVSSWYYALVAMLIAGMIYKYIEYQGAEKEWGDGIRGLSLSAARYALLRLEEGPPHTKNWRPQLLVLLKLDEDLHVKYPRLLTFASQLKAGKGLTIVGSVIQGSFLESYGEAQAAEQTIKNMMEIEKVKGFCQVVVASKVREGLAHLIQSCGLGGMRHNSVVLGWPYGWRQSEDPRAWKTFIDTVRCTTAAHLALLVPKNIAFYPSNHERYLEGHIDVWWIVHDGGMLMLLPFLLRQHKVWRKCRMRIFTVAQMDDNSIQMKKDLAVFLYHLRLEAEVEVVEMHNSDISAYTYERTLMMEQRSQMLRQMRLTKTEREREAQLVKDRHSALRLESLYSDEEDESAAGADKIQMTWTRDKYMAAEPWDPSHAPDNFRELVHIKPDQSNVRRMHTAVKLNEVIVTRSHDARLVLLNMPGPPKNSEGDENYMEFLEVLTEGLERVLLVRGGGREVITIYS, from the exons ATGGCCGCTGAAGGCGCCCTGTGTGGCTTCATATATCTGGAGGGCGGCCCCCAGTCGGGCCCTGAGGACGCCGAGCCCTTGGCGCCCAGCACACCGGTTATTCCAG gaCATGGCAACCACAGAGAGAGCAGCCCTTTCCTTTGTCCCTTGGAGGCTTCCAGAGGAAATGACTATTACGACAGGAACCTGGCCCTGTTTGAG GAAGAGCTGGACATCCGCCCAAAGGTATCATCTCTTCTGGGCAAGCTTGTCAGCTACACCAACCTCACACAGGGCGCCAAGGAGCATGAGGAAGCTGAGAGTGGGGAGGACACCCGCCGGAGAGCAGCCAAG GCACCCAGCATGGGCACCCTCATGGGGGTGTACCTGCCCTGCCTGCAAAACATCTTCGGGGTTATCCTGTTCCTGAGGCTGACCTGGATGGTAGGCACAGCCGGTGTGTTGCAGGCCCTCCTCATTGTTCTCATCTGCTGCTGCTGT ACTCTGCTGACAGCCATCTCCATGAGCGCCATCGCCACCAACGGTGTGGTTCCAG CTGGGGGCTCCTATTTCATGATTTCCCGCTCACTGGGACCAGAATTTGGAGGCGCTGTGGGCCTGTGCTTCTACCTGGGAACAACATTTGCAGCAGCCATGTATATCCTGGGTGCCATTGAGATCCTGCTG ACCTACATTGCCCCGCCAGCTGCCATCTTTCACCCAACAGGCGCTCACGATACGTCGAGTGCCACCTTGAACAACATGCGGGTCTATGGAACCATTTTTCTGACCTTCATGACCCTGGTAGTGTTTGTTGGTGTCAAGTATGTGAACAAATTTGCCTCACTCTTCCTGGCCTGTGTGATCATCTCCATCCTGTCCATCTATGCTGGGGGCATCAAGTCCATTTTTGAGCCTCCTGTGTTTCC GGTATGCATGCTGGGCAACAGGACCCTGTCCCGGGACCAGTTTGATGTCTGTGCCAAGACAACCGTCACGAACAATGAGACAGTGGCCACCCAGCTATGGAAACTCTTCTGCCGCAGCTCCAACCTTACCACTGACTCCTGTGACCCCTACTTCCTGGTCAACAATGTGACCGAGATCCCTGGCATCCCTGGTGCAGCTGCCGGTGTGCTCCAGG AAAACTTGTGGAGTGCCTACCTGGAGAAGGGCGAGGTCGTGGAGAAGCAGGGGCTGCCTTCCACAGATGCGCTGGGCCTGAAGGAGAGCCTGCCCCTGTACGTGGTGGCTGACATCGCCACATCCTTCACCGTGCTGGTTGGCATCTTCTTTCCCTCTGTAACAG GCATTATGGCTGGCTCAAACCGCTCCGGGGACCTCCGTGATGCCCAGAAGTCCATCCCTGTGGGGACCATTCTGGCCATTGTTACAACCTCCCTTGTGT ACTTCAGCAGTGTGGTTCTCTTTGGTGCCTGCATCGAGGGTGTGGTACTCCGGGACAA GTACGGCGATGGCGTCAGCAGGAACCTGGTGGTGGGCACACTGGCCTGGCCTTCGCCCTGGGTCATCGTCATCGGGTCCTTCTTCTCAACTTGTGGTGCCGGCCTACAAAGCCTCACTGGGGCACCGCGCCTTTTGCAGGCCATTGCCAAGGACAACATCATTCCCTTCCTCAGG GTATTTGGCCATGGAAAGGCAAATGGTGAACCAACGTGGGCACTCCTCCTGACAGCACTCATTGCTGAGCTGGGCATCCTCATCGCCTCCCTTGACATGGTGGCCCCCATTCTATCCAT GTTCTTTCTGATGTGTTACCTGTTTGTGAACCTGGCCTGTGCTGTGCAGACGCTCCTCAGGACACCCAACTGGCGGCCCCGGTTCAAGTACTATCACTG GGCACTGTCCTTCCTGGGCATGAGCCTCTGCCTGGCCCTCATGTTTGTCTCCTCCTGGTACTATGCCCTCGTGGCCATGCTCATTGCGGGCATGATCTACAAGTACATTGAATACCAAGG GGCTGAAAAGGAGTGGGGTGACGGGATCCGAGGCCTCTCCCTGAGTGCTGCCCGCTATGCACTGTTGCGGCTAGAGGAGGGGCCTCCACACACCAAGAACTGGCG GCCTcagctgctggtgctgctgaagCTGGACGAGGACCTTCATGTGAAGTACCCGCGGCTCCTAACTTTCGCCTCCCAGCTGAAGGCTGGCAAGGGCCTGACCATCGTCGGTTCTGTCATCCAGGGCAGCTTCTTGGAGAGCTATGGCGAGGCCCAGGCCGCTGAGCAG ACAATCAAGAACATGATGGAGATTGAGAAGGTGAAGGGCTTTTGCCAGGTGGTGGTAGCCAGCAAGGTGCGAGAGGGGCTGGCCCACCTCATCCAGTCTTGCGGCCTGGGCGGCATGAGGCATAACTCTGTGGTGCTGGGCTGGCCCTATGGCTGGCGACAGAGTGAAGATCCACGTGCCTGGAAGACGTTTATTG ATACTGTGCGCTGCACCACGGCAGCCCACCTGGCGCTGCTTGTGCCCAAGAACATCGCCTTCTACCCCAGCAACCACGAGCGCTACCTGGAGGGCCACATTGATGTCTGGTGGATTGTGCATGACGGGGGCATGCTCATGCTTTTGCCCTTCCTGCTGCGCCAGCACAAG GTGTGGAGGAAGTGCCGGATGCGCATCTTCACTGTGGCCCAGATGGACGACAACAGCATCCAGATGAAGAAGGATCTGGCCGTCTTCCTGTACCACCTACGCCTTGAGGCAGAGGTGGAGGTGGTAGAGATG CATAACAGTGATATCTCGGCCTACACCTATGAGCGGACCCTGATGATGGAGCAGCGCTCCCAGATGCTGCGGCAGATGAGGCTGACGAAGACGGAGCGGGAGCGAGAG GCCCAGCTGGTCAAGGACCGGCACTCAGCCCTGCGGCTGGAGAGCCTGTACTCCGACGAGGAGGACGAGTCTGCAGCTGGGGCTGACAAAATCCAGATGACATGGACACGGGACAAGTACATGGCAGCTGAGCCCTGGGACCCCAGCCATGCCCCTGACAATTTTCGGGAGCTGGTGCATATTAAGCC GGACCAGTCCAATGTGCGGCGCATGCACACGGCTGTAAAGCTCAATGAAGTCATCGTCACACGCTCCCACGATGCCCGCCTGGTTCTACTGAACATGCCTGGCCCCCCCAAGAACAGCGAAGGTGATGAGAACT ACATGGAGTTCCTGGAGGTGCTGACCGAGGGCCTCGAGCGTGTGCTATTGGTGCGTGGAGGCGGTCGTGAAGTGATCACCATTTACTCTTGA
- the SLC12A4 gene encoding solute carrier family 12 member 4 isoform X5, giving the protein MRWLFGSLAILLILALHRDRQRHGNHRESSPFLCPLEASRGNDYYDRNLALFEIALWLCLQEELDIRPKVSSLLGKLVSYTNLTQGAKEHEEAESGEDTRRRAAKAPSMGTLMGVYLPCLQNIFGVILFLRLTWMVGTAGVLQALLIVLICCCCTLLTAISMSAIATNGVVPAGGSYFMISRSLGPEFGGAVGLCFYLGTTFAAAMYILGAIEILLTYIAPPAAIFHPTGAHDTSSATLNNMRVYGTIFLTFMTLVVFVGVKYVNKFASLFLACVIISILSIYAGGIKSIFEPPVFPVCMLGNRTLSRDQFDVCAKTTVTNNETVATQLWKLFCRSSNLTTDSCDPYFLVNNVTEIPGIPGAAAGVLQENLWSAYLEKGEVVEKQGLPSTDALGLKESLPLYVVADIATSFTVLVGIFFPSVTGIMAGSNRSGDLRDAQKSIPVGTILAIVTTSLVYFSSVVLFGACIEGVVLRDKYGDGVSRNLVVGTLAWPSPWVIVIGSFFSTCGAGLQSLTGAPRLLQAIAKDNIIPFLRVFGHGKANGEPTWALLLTALIAELGILIASLDMVAPILSMFFLMCYLFVNLACAVQTLLRTPNWRPRFKYYHWALSFLGMSLCLALMFVSSWYYALVAMLIAGMIYKYIEYQGAEKEWGDGIRGLSLSAARYALLRLEEGPPHTKNWRPQLLVLLKLDEDLHVKYPRLLTFASQLKAGKGLTIVGSVIQGSFLESYGEAQAAEQTIKNMMEIEKVKGFCQVVVASKVREGLAHLIQSCGLGGMRHNSVVLGWPYGWRQSEDPRAWKTFIDTVRCTTAAHLALLVPKNIAFYPSNHERYLEGHIDVWWIVHDGGMLMLLPFLLRQHKVWRKCRMRIFTVAQMDDNSIQMKKDLAVFLYHLRLEAEVEVVEMHNSDISAYTYERTLMMEQRSQMLRQMRLTKTEREREAQLVKDRHSALRLESLYSDEEDESAAGADKIQMTWTRDKYMAAEPWDPSHAPDNFRELVHIKPDQSNVRRMHTAVKLNEVIVTRSHDARLVLLNMPGPPKNSEGDENYMEFLEVLTEGLERVLLVRGGGREVITIYS; this is encoded by the exons ATGCGCTGGCTTTTTGGGTCGTTGGCCATTTTGCTAATTCTGGCTCTTCACCGAGACAGGCAGA gaCATGGCAACCACAGAGAGAGCAGCCCTTTCCTTTGTCCCTTGGAGGCTTCCAGAGGAAATGACTATTACGACAGGAACCTGGCCCTGTTTGAG ATTGCCCTGTGGCTTTGTTTGCAGGAAGAGCTGGACATCCGCCCAAAGGTATCATCTCTTCTGGGCAAGCTTGTCAGCTACACCAACCTCACACAGGGCGCCAAGGAGCATGAGGAAGCTGAGAGTGGGGAGGACACCCGCCGGAGAGCAGCCAAG GCACCCAGCATGGGCACCCTCATGGGGGTGTACCTGCCCTGCCTGCAAAACATCTTCGGGGTTATCCTGTTCCTGAGGCTGACCTGGATGGTAGGCACAGCCGGTGTGTTGCAGGCCCTCCTCATTGTTCTCATCTGCTGCTGCTGT ACTCTGCTGACAGCCATCTCCATGAGCGCCATCGCCACCAACGGTGTGGTTCCAG CTGGGGGCTCCTATTTCATGATTTCCCGCTCACTGGGACCAGAATTTGGAGGCGCTGTGGGCCTGTGCTTCTACCTGGGAACAACATTTGCAGCAGCCATGTATATCCTGGGTGCCATTGAGATCCTGCTG ACCTACATTGCCCCGCCAGCTGCCATCTTTCACCCAACAGGCGCTCACGATACGTCGAGTGCCACCTTGAACAACATGCGGGTCTATGGAACCATTTTTCTGACCTTCATGACCCTGGTAGTGTTTGTTGGTGTCAAGTATGTGAACAAATTTGCCTCACTCTTCCTGGCCTGTGTGATCATCTCCATCCTGTCCATCTATGCTGGGGGCATCAAGTCCATTTTTGAGCCTCCTGTGTTTCC GGTATGCATGCTGGGCAACAGGACCCTGTCCCGGGACCAGTTTGATGTCTGTGCCAAGACAACCGTCACGAACAATGAGACAGTGGCCACCCAGCTATGGAAACTCTTCTGCCGCAGCTCCAACCTTACCACTGACTCCTGTGACCCCTACTTCCTGGTCAACAATGTGACCGAGATCCCTGGCATCCCTGGTGCAGCTGCCGGTGTGCTCCAGG AAAACTTGTGGAGTGCCTACCTGGAGAAGGGCGAGGTCGTGGAGAAGCAGGGGCTGCCTTCCACAGATGCGCTGGGCCTGAAGGAGAGCCTGCCCCTGTACGTGGTGGCTGACATCGCCACATCCTTCACCGTGCTGGTTGGCATCTTCTTTCCCTCTGTAACAG GCATTATGGCTGGCTCAAACCGCTCCGGGGACCTCCGTGATGCCCAGAAGTCCATCCCTGTGGGGACCATTCTGGCCATTGTTACAACCTCCCTTGTGT ACTTCAGCAGTGTGGTTCTCTTTGGTGCCTGCATCGAGGGTGTGGTACTCCGGGACAA GTACGGCGATGGCGTCAGCAGGAACCTGGTGGTGGGCACACTGGCCTGGCCTTCGCCCTGGGTCATCGTCATCGGGTCCTTCTTCTCAACTTGTGGTGCCGGCCTACAAAGCCTCACTGGGGCACCGCGCCTTTTGCAGGCCATTGCCAAGGACAACATCATTCCCTTCCTCAGG GTATTTGGCCATGGAAAGGCAAATGGTGAACCAACGTGGGCACTCCTCCTGACAGCACTCATTGCTGAGCTGGGCATCCTCATCGCCTCCCTTGACATGGTGGCCCCCATTCTATCCAT GTTCTTTCTGATGTGTTACCTGTTTGTGAACCTGGCCTGTGCTGTGCAGACGCTCCTCAGGACACCCAACTGGCGGCCCCGGTTCAAGTACTATCACTG GGCACTGTCCTTCCTGGGCATGAGCCTCTGCCTGGCCCTCATGTTTGTCTCCTCCTGGTACTATGCCCTCGTGGCCATGCTCATTGCGGGCATGATCTACAAGTACATTGAATACCAAGG GGCTGAAAAGGAGTGGGGTGACGGGATCCGAGGCCTCTCCCTGAGTGCTGCCCGCTATGCACTGTTGCGGCTAGAGGAGGGGCCTCCACACACCAAGAACTGGCG GCCTcagctgctggtgctgctgaagCTGGACGAGGACCTTCATGTGAAGTACCCGCGGCTCCTAACTTTCGCCTCCCAGCTGAAGGCTGGCAAGGGCCTGACCATCGTCGGTTCTGTCATCCAGGGCAGCTTCTTGGAGAGCTATGGCGAGGCCCAGGCCGCTGAGCAG ACAATCAAGAACATGATGGAGATTGAGAAGGTGAAGGGCTTTTGCCAGGTGGTGGTAGCCAGCAAGGTGCGAGAGGGGCTGGCCCACCTCATCCAGTCTTGCGGCCTGGGCGGCATGAGGCATAACTCTGTGGTGCTGGGCTGGCCCTATGGCTGGCGACAGAGTGAAGATCCACGTGCCTGGAAGACGTTTATTG ATACTGTGCGCTGCACCACGGCAGCCCACCTGGCGCTGCTTGTGCCCAAGAACATCGCCTTCTACCCCAGCAACCACGAGCGCTACCTGGAGGGCCACATTGATGTCTGGTGGATTGTGCATGACGGGGGCATGCTCATGCTTTTGCCCTTCCTGCTGCGCCAGCACAAG GTGTGGAGGAAGTGCCGGATGCGCATCTTCACTGTGGCCCAGATGGACGACAACAGCATCCAGATGAAGAAGGATCTGGCCGTCTTCCTGTACCACCTACGCCTTGAGGCAGAGGTGGAGGTGGTAGAGATG CATAACAGTGATATCTCGGCCTACACCTATGAGCGGACCCTGATGATGGAGCAGCGCTCCCAGATGCTGCGGCAGATGAGGCTGACGAAGACGGAGCGGGAGCGAGAG GCCCAGCTGGTCAAGGACCGGCACTCAGCCCTGCGGCTGGAGAGCCTGTACTCCGACGAGGAGGACGAGTCTGCAGCTGGGGCTGACAAAATCCAGATGACATGGACACGGGACAAGTACATGGCAGCTGAGCCCTGGGACCCCAGCCATGCCCCTGACAATTTTCGGGAGCTGGTGCATATTAAGCC GGACCAGTCCAATGTGCGGCGCATGCACACGGCTGTAAAGCTCAATGAAGTCATCGTCACACGCTCCCACGATGCCCGCCTGGTTCTACTGAACATGCCTGGCCCCCCCAAGAACAGCGAAGGTGATGAGAACT ACATGGAGTTCCTGGAGGTGCTGACCGAGGGCCTCGAGCGTGTGCTATTGGTGCGTGGAGGCGGTCGTGAAGTGATCACCATTTACTCTTGA
- the SLC12A4 gene encoding solute carrier family 12 member 4 isoform X7 → MGDTLRPGHGNHRESSPFLCPLEASRGNDYYDRNLALFEIALWLCLQEELDIRPKVSSLLGKLVSYTNLTQGAKEHEEAESGEDTRRRAAKAPSMGTLMGVYLPCLQNIFGVILFLRLTWMVGTAGVLQALLIVLICCCCTLLTAISMSAIATNGVVPAGGSYFMISRSLGPEFGGAVGLCFYLGTTFAAAMYILGAIEILLTYIAPPAAIFHPTGAHDTSSATLNNMRVYGTIFLTFMTLVVFVGVKYVNKFASLFLACVIISILSIYAGGIKSIFEPPVFPVCMLGNRTLSRDQFDVCAKTTVTNNETVATQLWKLFCRSSNLTTDSCDPYFLVNNVTEIPGIPGAAAGVLQENLWSAYLEKGEVVEKQGLPSTDALGLKESLPLYVVADIATSFTVLVGIFFPSVTGIMAGSNRSGDLRDAQKSIPVGTILAIVTTSLVYFSSVVLFGACIEGVVLRDKYGDGVSRNLVVGTLAWPSPWVIVIGSFFSTCGAGLQSLTGAPRLLQAIAKDNIIPFLRVFGHGKANGEPTWALLLTALIAELGILIASLDMVAPILSMFFLMCYLFVNLACAVQTLLRTPNWRPRFKYYHWALSFLGMSLCLALMFVSSWYYALVAMLIAGMIYKYIEYQGAEKEWGDGIRGLSLSAARYALLRLEEGPPHTKNWRPQLLVLLKLDEDLHVKYPRLLTFASQLKAGKGLTIVGSVIQGSFLESYGEAQAAEQTIKNMMEIEKVKGFCQVVVASKVREGLAHLIQSCGLGGMRHNSVVLGWPYGWRQSEDPRAWKTFIDTVRCTTAAHLALLVPKNIAFYPSNHERYLEGHIDVWWIVHDGGMLMLLPFLLRQHKVWRKCRMRIFTVAQMDDNSIQMKKDLAVFLYHLRLEAEVEVVEMHNSDISAYTYERTLMMEQRSQMLRQMRLTKTEREREAQLVKDRHSALRLESLYSDEEDESAAGADKIQMTWTRDKYMAAEPWDPSHAPDNFRELVHIKPDQSNVRRMHTAVKLNEVIVTRSHDARLVLLNMPGPPKNSEGDENYMEFLEVLTEGLERVLLVRGGGREVITIYS, encoded by the exons ATGGGGGACACTCTGCGCCCTG gaCATGGCAACCACAGAGAGAGCAGCCCTTTCCTTTGTCCCTTGGAGGCTTCCAGAGGAAATGACTATTACGACAGGAACCTGGCCCTGTTTGAG ATTGCCCTGTGGCTTTGTTTGCAGGAAGAGCTGGACATCCGCCCAAAGGTATCATCTCTTCTGGGCAAGCTTGTCAGCTACACCAACCTCACACAGGGCGCCAAGGAGCATGAGGAAGCTGAGAGTGGGGAGGACACCCGCCGGAGAGCAGCCAAG GCACCCAGCATGGGCACCCTCATGGGGGTGTACCTGCCCTGCCTGCAAAACATCTTCGGGGTTATCCTGTTCCTGAGGCTGACCTGGATGGTAGGCACAGCCGGTGTGTTGCAGGCCCTCCTCATTGTTCTCATCTGCTGCTGCTGT ACTCTGCTGACAGCCATCTCCATGAGCGCCATCGCCACCAACGGTGTGGTTCCAG CTGGGGGCTCCTATTTCATGATTTCCCGCTCACTGGGACCAGAATTTGGAGGCGCTGTGGGCCTGTGCTTCTACCTGGGAACAACATTTGCAGCAGCCATGTATATCCTGGGTGCCATTGAGATCCTGCTG ACCTACATTGCCCCGCCAGCTGCCATCTTTCACCCAACAGGCGCTCACGATACGTCGAGTGCCACCTTGAACAACATGCGGGTCTATGGAACCATTTTTCTGACCTTCATGACCCTGGTAGTGTTTGTTGGTGTCAAGTATGTGAACAAATTTGCCTCACTCTTCCTGGCCTGTGTGATCATCTCCATCCTGTCCATCTATGCTGGGGGCATCAAGTCCATTTTTGAGCCTCCTGTGTTTCC GGTATGCATGCTGGGCAACAGGACCCTGTCCCGGGACCAGTTTGATGTCTGTGCCAAGACAACCGTCACGAACAATGAGACAGTGGCCACCCAGCTATGGAAACTCTTCTGCCGCAGCTCCAACCTTACCACTGACTCCTGTGACCCCTACTTCCTGGTCAACAATGTGACCGAGATCCCTGGCATCCCTGGTGCAGCTGCCGGTGTGCTCCAGG AAAACTTGTGGAGTGCCTACCTGGAGAAGGGCGAGGTCGTGGAGAAGCAGGGGCTGCCTTCCACAGATGCGCTGGGCCTGAAGGAGAGCCTGCCCCTGTACGTGGTGGCTGACATCGCCACATCCTTCACCGTGCTGGTTGGCATCTTCTTTCCCTCTGTAACAG GCATTATGGCTGGCTCAAACCGCTCCGGGGACCTCCGTGATGCCCAGAAGTCCATCCCTGTGGGGACCATTCTGGCCATTGTTACAACCTCCCTTGTGT ACTTCAGCAGTGTGGTTCTCTTTGGTGCCTGCATCGAGGGTGTGGTACTCCGGGACAA GTACGGCGATGGCGTCAGCAGGAACCTGGTGGTGGGCACACTGGCCTGGCCTTCGCCCTGGGTCATCGTCATCGGGTCCTTCTTCTCAACTTGTGGTGCCGGCCTACAAAGCCTCACTGGGGCACCGCGCCTTTTGCAGGCCATTGCCAAGGACAACATCATTCCCTTCCTCAGG GTATTTGGCCATGGAAAGGCAAATGGTGAACCAACGTGGGCACTCCTCCTGACAGCACTCATTGCTGAGCTGGGCATCCTCATCGCCTCCCTTGACATGGTGGCCCCCATTCTATCCAT GTTCTTTCTGATGTGTTACCTGTTTGTGAACCTGGCCTGTGCTGTGCAGACGCTCCTCAGGACACCCAACTGGCGGCCCCGGTTCAAGTACTATCACTG GGCACTGTCCTTCCTGGGCATGAGCCTCTGCCTGGCCCTCATGTTTGTCTCCTCCTGGTACTATGCCCTCGTGGCCATGCTCATTGCGGGCATGATCTACAAGTACATTGAATACCAAGG GGCTGAAAAGGAGTGGGGTGACGGGATCCGAGGCCTCTCCCTGAGTGCTGCCCGCTATGCACTGTTGCGGCTAGAGGAGGGGCCTCCACACACCAAGAACTGGCG GCCTcagctgctggtgctgctgaagCTGGACGAGGACCTTCATGTGAAGTACCCGCGGCTCCTAACTTTCGCCTCCCAGCTGAAGGCTGGCAAGGGCCTGACCATCGTCGGTTCTGTCATCCAGGGCAGCTTCTTGGAGAGCTATGGCGAGGCCCAGGCCGCTGAGCAG ACAATCAAGAACATGATGGAGATTGAGAAGGTGAAGGGCTTTTGCCAGGTGGTGGTAGCCAGCAAGGTGCGAGAGGGGCTGGCCCACCTCATCCAGTCTTGCGGCCTGGGCGGCATGAGGCATAACTCTGTGGTGCTGGGCTGGCCCTATGGCTGGCGACAGAGTGAAGATCCACGTGCCTGGAAGACGTTTATTG ATACTGTGCGCTGCACCACGGCAGCCCACCTGGCGCTGCTTGTGCCCAAGAACATCGCCTTCTACCCCAGCAACCACGAGCGCTACCTGGAGGGCCACATTGATGTCTGGTGGATTGTGCATGACGGGGGCATGCTCATGCTTTTGCCCTTCCTGCTGCGCCAGCACAAG GTGTGGAGGAAGTGCCGGATGCGCATCTTCACTGTGGCCCAGATGGACGACAACAGCATCCAGATGAAGAAGGATCTGGCCGTCTTCCTGTACCACCTACGCCTTGAGGCAGAGGTGGAGGTGGTAGAGATG CATAACAGTGATATCTCGGCCTACACCTATGAGCGGACCCTGATGATGGAGCAGCGCTCCCAGATGCTGCGGCAGATGAGGCTGACGAAGACGGAGCGGGAGCGAGAG GCCCAGCTGGTCAAGGACCGGCACTCAGCCCTGCGGCTGGAGAGCCTGTACTCCGACGAGGAGGACGAGTCTGCAGCTGGGGCTGACAAAATCCAGATGACATGGACACGGGACAAGTACATGGCAGCTGAGCCCTGGGACCCCAGCCATGCCCCTGACAATTTTCGGGAGCTGGTGCATATTAAGCC GGACCAGTCCAATGTGCGGCGCATGCACACGGCTGTAAAGCTCAATGAAGTCATCGTCACACGCTCCCACGATGCCCGCCTGGTTCTACTGAACATGCCTGGCCCCCCCAAGAACAGCGAAGGTGATGAGAACT ACATGGAGTTCCTGGAGGTGCTGACCGAGGGCCTCGAGCGTGTGCTATTGGTGCGTGGAGGCGGTCGTGAAGTGATCACCATTTACTCTTGA